Proteins found in one Paenibacillus sp. genomic segment:
- a CDS encoding DinB family protein, with translation MIFTPGALLAKQFDMIFLGNHWYAPLQDLLAAVSAEEAIRRPSQGGHTIYELLHHLMYSAEEATRRLRGLPEQWDESRSWVETPASLTAEAWSESIERYAEVRRTFRETAVSLGDEAFLLGANPERPAPYDLVQNLLHHEAFHAGQIAYVRRLHGREPIL, from the coding sequence ATGATTTTTACGCCCGGAGCCTTATTAGCGAAACAATTCGATATGATTTTCCTCGGCAACCATTGGTATGCTCCGCTGCAGGATTTGCTCGCCGCCGTGTCTGCGGAGGAAGCGATTCGCCGGCCGTCTCAAGGCGGGCACACGATTTACGAGCTGCTGCATCATTTAATGTACAGCGCCGAAGAAGCGACCCGTCGGCTTCGCGGGCTTCCCGAACAATGGGACGAGTCCCGCAGCTGGGTCGAAACCCCGGCGTCGCTGACCGCCGAAGCATGGAGCGAATCGATCGAACGCTATGCCGAAGTACGCCGGACGTTCCGCGAGACGGCCGTCTCGCTCGGCGACGAGGCTTTCCTCCTCGGGGCGAACCCGGAGCGTCCCGCGCCTTACGATCTCGTGCAGAATCTCCTTCATCATGAAGCGTTCCATGCCGGGCAAATCGCTTATGTACGCAGGCTTCACGGTCGCGAGCCCATCTTGTAA
- a CDS encoding F0F1 ATP synthase subunit epsilon yields the protein MSTMLLEIVTPERKIYGQEVSMVLAKGLEGELGILPNHIPLVTPLRIAAVTAKVEGQKDHVIAVHGGFMEVRKDKVVILAESAELPEEIDADRAARARERAEARIREAQKEKVDFHRAERALARAMLRINVKNRDM from the coding sequence ATGAGCACAATGTTGTTGGAAATCGTGACGCCGGAACGGAAGATCTACGGGCAGGAAGTTTCTATGGTGCTTGCCAAAGGCCTCGAAGGCGAGCTCGGCATTTTGCCGAACCATATTCCGCTCGTTACGCCGCTTCGCATCGCCGCGGTCACCGCGAAGGTGGAAGGGCAGAAGGACCATGTGATCGCCGTTCACGGCGGTTTCATGGAAGTGCGCAAGGACAAGGTCGTCATCTTGGCCGAAAGCGCCGAGCTTCCTGAGGAGATCGACGCGGATCGCGCCGCTCGCGCACGCGAGCGCGCAGAAGCGCGAATTCGGGAAGCGCAGAAGGAGAAAGTCGATTTCCACCGCGCGGAGCGGGCGTTGGCGCGCGCAATGCTGCGGATCAACGTGAAAAATCGAGACATGTAA
- a CDS encoding chitobiase/beta-hexosaminidase C-terminal domain-containing protein has translation MKFKRRFISMFTAAVIGFTSLIPAPSASADTHSLTWPAIFTPYTTSDGKSIFDKAGEAGISPIDVDITSGTDKGIGNLPSVYHASDADNFYVRLRLKGNPYDRKGGFLSSVWMVHLAGSNGNHLATVGLNGKSPSIDYVYIANADGSNVRRIYETANGNTVPGTRIVAAENGQYFLDFQVPIAEIAAATSNALQAGSSVKLYFASSKAANLSVINKDGMDEGNTASFASYAPVTLGTTAPSVTIDGGYSKEYNTTTGYVMTGVTSHSGVTVRIEGTACTTPTYTGSPTVAGDKTWSLTLPACITDSNGTYTAVAEVSSSGKTATYTQEITIKVNTTNSITIDGGAAVTTSSTSRAFSGTAVGNGKVHLYIDGNRVTGTSGENVGNNGRWSSSSFSLPSPSNGKMYVITAKFSDTPNSPPLAMATQRLTYTSAVVVTPTVAINTLPTDGSPRPTISGTSTNADRVELEIDGVTVDIITENPGTWSYTPEKPLSAGNRIITAKAKTNTGNTATDSKTYNVTLPSITIDNGDPFTTNDNLPTITGRTNAANGSTVTVQIKQGETVVKTGTATLSNGVWRFETAEPPLADGMYTVTASVSGVSASQTMIVDTTTTVSIDAPAHQSMTDNRTPTISGGSDPGATIDLQIDPGTGSAMVVSLKANGSGIWSYTPTSDLAYGLRTLRAIATDAHGNDSAPAESEFTITQGQVAAPTANPASGSTVANGSAVTLSTTTGEATIHYTTDGSDPDTGDTSGTSVTITGNPGDTVTVKAIAVKSGMVNSVISTFTYTLQGQVAAPTANPASGSTVANGSAVTLNTTTGDATIHYTMDGSDPDTGDASGTSVTITGNPGDTVTVKAIAVKSGMVNSVISTFTYTLQGQVAAPTANPASGSTVANNSEVTLNTTTGDATIHYTTDGSDPDTGDTSGTSVTITGNPGDTVTVKAIAVKAGMVNSVISTFTYTLQGQVAAPTANPTPGLVPSGTQVELGSTTTGATIYYTVDESTPSRTSAVYSAPIALTADTTIKAFAVMENLRDSDIVTFAYTVTQQTYGGVTGELRSFTGGLVADVEVVARDVYGAKIGSSITDADGVYAISSLPSGPITVAVENTLGTLVSAPVTIVANQVATQHLTLPERAKLLLTADPSSIVGDGKSKSKLTASLRYLDDTPVSGATVRYTTTGGTLSKNEAVTDANGLSEAELIAPRLQGVQPKNEELWVIVRDLDRGVFAERKVTATLLPAMIEGIVISGGKPLANVEVSIDMIIDGNRYTITAITGPDGKYRLLVPKVDFTYIVKFKAPITVGTRTVMMEFEQTAVVGGDTAPGETVPATNQISGYLFIAGSSLSDGPLSLSDVLKHDNPVSGRIFDENGNELAGKTVTIHPDGKYEVAQLPPGTYTLLFQMNAPNGERLAGIRKKVTIGQNGEFVIEPDLIDPYGIVRDAVTKAPIEGALMKLYWADTALNRSKNRSVNTEVPLPVLELFAPNQNRNPQSTTAAGEYAWMVYADGDYYLIGTKNGYVAFDSRTDAREVDLGDSWIKDGIIHVGETIVEYDLEMTPLPSVPAAPTLQAKEIKESGAVLQWTAVNGPGQITYSIYRDGVLIAQGLTALTYEDTGLSAGKTYKYEVVAVNIAGSSPKSNTVSVELQSLEQINEDIKDALKKLKVQYAPGDIWESITLPLFLVKDGSNNTVVGWKSSNENVIKISADAAHDDDGNGKMEFVAQVNRQTTDTSVILTATVRKANGTPLSRTFLLIVKSTVVEEQKQTVGRENSKVVSNGEDIPVTINRTTLSNGLKIDKLVLSQDAMNALAGANASNQDIRLQFSDMSDVNPLARADELAVEIPIAAVERLGAGNTLHIETPEGSIKLPASTLSAVKELGTDLFFRVVPIRDPAQKNEIANQTEQDALVKAAAGTNEIEVLDIPRKIETNYTGLNTDIVLPFANLTLPTDPDELRRYVNSIRVYIQHSDGTKRVVGGSGPDDIPGTIVYENGRPIGIAFTIPKFSTFTMFRVATAAPTAPVIVPPAPIQVVTTEIAQPAKGVIEVTLNNAPSYFDENALTVIVGGKPAKVVKVELKGNRLAITVDQPIAAGLQIIVNYDAAAAKLKNQWNALTSFELKLDNGGTHEKYINGYPDGRFRPENSITRAEVAAILARLLNRGNEKRAAVTYPDVTDAHWAASYIEVMKLSGVMGGYDDGEFKPDQPITRGEFAAVLLRFIGRENTPTNASYSFPDISDHWARDLIESLNALGIMVGENGMFHPNRDLSRAEAVTAINRAIGRGELTGDFSPSWPDAGKRHWAYGHIEEASRSHEYTRISDEAELLIRFLD, from the coding sequence ATGAAATTCAAACGAAGATTTATTAGCATGTTCACCGCGGCAGTCATCGGCTTTACATCGCTGATTCCTGCCCCGAGCGCCTCGGCCGATACGCATAGCCTGACCTGGCCGGCTATCTTTACTCCTTATACAACCAGCGACGGAAAATCGATTTTCGATAAAGCGGGCGAGGCCGGGATCAGTCCGATCGATGTGGATATTACGAGCGGTACGGACAAAGGCATCGGCAATTTGCCTTCGGTGTACCACGCGTCCGACGCGGACAATTTCTACGTTCGATTGCGGCTGAAAGGGAATCCGTACGACCGGAAGGGCGGTTTTTTGTCGTCGGTATGGATGGTCCATTTGGCGGGTAGCAACGGCAATCATCTTGCGACCGTCGGCCTGAACGGGAAATCGCCGAGCATCGATTATGTGTACATCGCGAATGCAGATGGCTCGAACGTTCGTCGCATTTATGAGACCGCCAACGGGAATACGGTTCCGGGCACTAGAATCGTGGCTGCGGAGAACGGGCAATACTTCTTGGATTTTCAAGTTCCGATCGCCGAGATCGCCGCGGCGACGAGCAACGCGCTGCAAGCAGGCAGTTCGGTAAAGCTCTATTTCGCCAGCTCCAAGGCGGCGAATCTCTCTGTCATAAATAAGGATGGAATGGACGAAGGGAACACAGCCTCGTTCGCTTCGTATGCGCCGGTTACGTTGGGGACGACGGCGCCTTCCGTGACGATCGACGGAGGATATAGCAAGGAATACAACACGACGACCGGTTACGTCATGACCGGCGTGACCTCGCATTCGGGCGTGACGGTTCGGATTGAAGGAACGGCTTGCACGACGCCGACCTATACGGGTTCGCCGACTGTGGCGGGCGATAAAACGTGGAGTCTTACTTTGCCGGCATGTATTACGGATTCGAACGGCACCTACACGGCCGTCGCGGAAGTCAGTTCTTCGGGCAAGACGGCAACTTATACGCAGGAAATCACAATCAAAGTCAACACGACCAACTCGATTACGATCGACGGCGGAGCGGCCGTGACGACGAGCAGCACGTCGAGGGCGTTCAGCGGAACAGCGGTCGGGAACGGGAAAGTACATTTATATATTGATGGTAATCGGGTCACTGGAACCAGCGGCGAAAATGTAGGGAACAACGGGAGATGGTCATCGAGTTCTTTTAGCCTGCCCTCTCCTTCGAATGGCAAAATGTACGTCATTACCGCGAAGTTTTCGGATACGCCGAACTCGCCGCCGCTCGCGATGGCGACCCAGCGGCTTACGTACACTTCGGCCGTCGTCGTGACGCCGACAGTAGCGATCAACACGCTGCCTACGGACGGATCGCCTCGTCCGACGATCTCCGGCACGAGTACGAACGCCGATCGCGTGGAGCTGGAGATCGACGGCGTGACTGTAGACATTATTACCGAAAATCCGGGTACATGGAGTTATACGCCCGAGAAGCCGCTGTCGGCAGGGAACCGAATCATTACCGCGAAAGCGAAGACGAACACCGGCAATACGGCCACGGACAGCAAAACATACAATGTTACGTTGCCTTCCATTACGATCGATAACGGGGATCCGTTCACGACGAACGACAATCTCCCGACGATCACCGGCCGCACGAACGCGGCGAACGGGAGCACGGTAACGGTTCAGATCAAACAAGGGGAGACCGTGGTGAAAACCGGGACGGCGACGCTTTCGAACGGAGTATGGCGGTTCGAAACAGCCGAGCCCCCATTGGCCGACGGGATGTATACGGTCACGGCCAGCGTAAGCGGCGTATCCGCTTCGCAGACGATGATCGTCGATACGACAACGACGGTGAGCATCGATGCGCCGGCACATCAATCGATGACCGACAATCGCACGCCGACGATCTCCGGCGGGTCTGACCCTGGAGCGACGATCGATTTGCAGATCGATCCGGGTACCGGAAGCGCAATGGTTGTCAGTCTTAAGGCGAACGGCTCCGGTATCTGGAGTTATACGCCGACGTCCGATTTAGCATATGGGCTGCGTACTTTAAGGGCGATAGCAACAGATGCGCATGGCAACGACTCTGCCCCTGCGGAGAGCGAGTTTACGATCACCCAGGGTCAAGTGGCGGCGCCGACGGCGAATCCGGCGAGCGGATCGACGGTGGCGAACGGGAGCGCGGTAACGCTGAGCACGACGACGGGCGAGGCGACGATCCATTACACGACGGACGGGAGCGACCCGGATACGGGCGATACGAGCGGAACGAGCGTGACGATCACCGGGAATCCCGGGGATACCGTGACGGTGAAGGCGATCGCGGTGAAGTCGGGCATGGTGAACAGCGTAATCTCGACGTTTACGTACACGCTGCAGGGTCAAGTCGCCGCGCCGACGGCGAATCCGGCTAGCGGATCGACGGTGGCGAACGGGAGCGCGGTAACGCTGAACACGACGACGGGCGACGCGACGATCCACTACACGATGGACGGCAGCGATCCGGATACGGGCGATGCGAGCGGAACGAGCGTGACGATCACCGGGAATCCAGGGGATACGGTGACGGTGAAGGCAATCGCGGTAAAGTCGGGCATGGTGAACAGCGTAATCTCGACGTTCACGTACACGCTGCAAGGTCAAGTCGCCGCGCCGACGGCGAATCCGGCGAGCGGATCGACGGTGGCAAATAACAGCGAGGTAACGCTGAACACGACGACGGGCGACGCGACGATCCACTACACGACGGATGGGAGCGACCCGGACACGGGCGATACGAGCGGAACGAGCGTGACGATCACCGGGAATCCAGGGGATACCGTGACGGTGAAGGCGATCGCAGTGAAAGCCGGGATGGTAAACAGTGTAATCTCGACGTTCACGTACACGCTGCAGGGTCAAGTGGCTGCGCCGACGGCGAATCCGACCCCGGGGCTCGTGCCGAGCGGTACGCAAGTCGAGTTGGGATCGACGACGACGGGAGCTACGATCTACTACACGGTCGACGAATCGACGCCGAGCAGGACTAGCGCGGTATATAGCGCACCGATTGCGCTGACCGCCGATACGACGATTAAGGCTTTCGCCGTAATGGAAAATCTGAGGGACAGCGACATCGTCACTTTCGCCTATACGGTAACGCAACAAACCTATGGCGGCGTGACCGGCGAACTGAGAAGCTTCACGGGCGGACTCGTGGCAGATGTAGAAGTCGTCGCACGGGATGTGTACGGCGCGAAGATCGGCTCGTCGATCACCGACGCGGACGGCGTGTACGCCATATCCTCGCTTCCTTCCGGGCCGATTACGGTCGCCGTGGAGAATACGTTGGGAACGCTCGTGTCGGCGCCGGTAACGATCGTCGCGAACCAAGTCGCGACGCAGCACCTGACCTTGCCGGAGCGCGCGAAGCTGCTGCTGACCGCCGACCCGTCGAGCATTGTCGGGGACGGCAAATCCAAGAGCAAACTGACCGCTTCGCTCCGGTACTTGGACGACACGCCGGTCTCCGGCGCGACCGTCCGCTATACGACGACGGGCGGCACGTTGAGCAAGAACGAAGCCGTCACCGACGCGAACGGGCTGTCGGAGGCGGAGTTGATCGCTCCGAGGCTGCAGGGAGTCCAACCGAAGAATGAAGAGCTGTGGGTTATCGTTCGAGACTTAGATCGCGGCGTGTTCGCCGAGCGAAAGGTGACCGCGACGCTGCTGCCCGCCATGATCGAAGGGATCGTCATCAGCGGCGGCAAGCCGCTGGCGAACGTCGAAGTGTCGATCGATATGATCATCGACGGCAACCGGTACACGATAACCGCCATTACCGGACCGGACGGGAAATACCGCTTGCTCGTGCCGAAGGTCGATTTTACGTATATCGTAAAGTTCAAAGCGCCGATTACGGTCGGGACGCGCACGGTAATGATGGAATTCGAACAAACGGCCGTCGTCGGCGGAGACACGGCCCCGGGCGAAACGGTACCGGCGACGAACCAAATCAGCGGTTATTTGTTTATCGCCGGCAGCTCTCTCAGCGACGGCCCGTTGTCGCTCTCGGACGTATTGAAGCATGACAACCCGGTGAGCGGCCGCATTTTCGACGAGAACGGCAATGAACTCGCAGGAAAAACGGTAACCATACATCCGGATGGGAAATACGAGGTCGCACAGCTTCCGCCGGGAACGTACACGCTTCTTTTCCAGATGAACGCGCCGAACGGCGAACGTTTGGCCGGCATACGGAAGAAGGTTACGATCGGGCAGAACGGCGAATTCGTCATCGAGCCGGATTTGATCGACCCTTACGGCATCGTCCGCGACGCGGTAACGAAAGCGCCGATCGAAGGCGCGCTAATGAAGCTGTACTGGGCGGATACGGCGCTGAACCGCTCGAAAAATCGTTCGGTGAATACGGAAGTGCCGCTGCCGGTGTTGGAGTTGTTCGCGCCGAACCAGAACCGGAACCCGCAGTCGACGACGGCGGCGGGGGAATACGCGTGGATGGTTTACGCGGACGGCGATTATTATCTGATCGGCACGAAGAACGGATACGTCGCATTCGACAGCAGAACCGACGCGCGCGAGGTCGACCTCGGCGACAGTTGGATCAAGGACGGCATCATTCACGTCGGCGAAACGATCGTCGAATACGATCTTGAGATGACGCCGCTGCCATCCGTCCCGGCCGCTCCGACGCTGCAAGCGAAGGAAATCAAGGAAAGCGGAGCGGTATTGCAATGGACGGCGGTCAACGGACCGGGACAAATCACGTACAGCATCTATCGCGACGGCGTGCTGATCGCGCAGGGACTGACGGCGCTCACGTACGAGGATACAGGCCTCTCGGCCGGAAAAACGTACAAATACGAAGTCGTCGCCGTCAATATCGCGGGATCTTCGCCGAAATCGAATACGGTGTCGGTCGAATTGCAATCGCTGGAGCAAATTAATGAAGATATTAAAGATGCGCTCAAAAAGCTGAAGGTACAATACGCGCCGGGCGACATCTGGGAAAGCATCACGCTGCCGCTCTTCTTGGTGAAAGACGGCTCCAACAACACGGTGGTCGGGTGGAAGTCGAGCAACGAGAACGTCATTAAGATTTCCGCCGACGCCGCGCACGACGACGATGGTAACGGCAAGATGGAATTTGTCGCGCAAGTCAATCGCCAAACGACGGATACGAGCGTCATTCTGACGGCGACCGTACGCAAAGCGAACGGAACGCCGCTCAGCAGAACGTTCCTGCTGATCGTGAAGAGCACGGTCGTCGAGGAGCAGAAGCAAACGGTAGGGCGCGAAAACAGCAAAGTCGTATCGAACGGCGAGGACATCCCGGTGACGATCAACCGGACGACGCTGTCCAACGGTCTGAAAATCGATAAGCTGGTTTTGTCGCAAGACGCGATGAACGCGTTGGCCGGCGCGAACGCGAGCAACCAAGACATTCGCCTGCAGTTCAGCGATATGTCGGACGTGAATCCGCTCGCGCGGGCCGACGAGCTCGCCGTGGAAATTCCGATTGCCGCAGTCGAAAGACTCGGAGCCGGGAATACGCTGCACATCGAAACGCCGGAAGGCTCGATCAAGCTCCCGGCGAGCACGTTGTCTGCCGTCAAGGAGTTGGGGACCGACTTGTTCTTCCGGGTCGTGCCGATTCGGGATCCGGCGCAGAAGAACGAGATCGCGAATCAAACGGAGCAGGACGCGCTCGTCAAGGCGGCCGCGGGAACGAACGAGATCGAAGTGCTCGATATCCCGCGGAAGATCGAGACGAACTACACCGGGCTGAATACGGACATCGTGCTGCCGTTCGCGAACTTGACGCTGCCGACTGATCCGGACGAACTGCGGAGGTACGTCAATTCGATTCGCGTTTACATTCAGCACTCGGACGGCACGAAGAGAGTCGTAGGCGGCAGCGGCCCGGACGATATTCCGGGGACGATCGTGTACGAGAACGGCCGGCCGATCGGCATCGCGTTCACGATTCCGAAGTTCAGTACGTTCACGATGTTCCGCGTCGCAACGGCCGCGCCGACGGCTCCCGTAATCGTACCGCCGGCGCCGATCCAGGTCGTCACGACCGAAATCGCACAGCCGGCAAAGGGCGTCATCGAGGTCACGCTGAACAACGCGCCGTCGTACTTCGACGAGAACGCCCTGACGGTCATCGTCGGCGGAAAGCCGGCGAAGGTCGTCAAAGTGGAGCTCAAGGGGAACCGCCTCGCGATTACGGTTGATCAGCCGATCGCGGCAGGGCTCCAAATCATCGTGAACTACGACGCCGCGGCGGCGAAACTGAAAAATCAATGGAACGCCCTTACGTCTTTCGAGCTGAAGCTCGACAACGGGGGCACGCATGAAAAATATATCAACGGGTATCCGGACGGCCGGTTCCGGCCGGAAAATTCGATTACCCGGGCCGAAGTGGCGGCCATCCTGGCAAGATTGCTGAACCGAGGCAACGAGAAGCGCGCCGCGGTGACGTATCCCGACGTAACGGACGCGCATTGGGCGGCTTCCTACATCGAAGTCATGAAGCTGAGCGGCGTGATGGGCGGGTACGACGACGGCGAGTTCAAGCCGGATCAACCGATTACCCGCGGAGAGTTCGCGGCGGTGCTGCTGCGCTTCATCGGGCGCGAAAACACGCCGACGAATGCGAGCTATTCGTTCCCGGATATTTCGGACCATTGGGCTCGCGATTTGATCGAATCGTTGAACGCGCTCGGCATCATGGTCGGAGAGAACGGCATGTTCCATCCGAACCGCGACCTGTCCCGCGCGGAGGCGGTAACCGCGATTAATCGCGCGATCGGACGGGGCGAACTGACGGGCGACTTCTCGCCGTCGTGGCCTGACGCCGGAAAGCGTCATTGGGCTTACGGGCACATCGAAGAGGCCTCCCGTTCGCACGAATATACGCGGATCAGCGACGAAGCGGAGCTTCTGATTCGATTCTTGGATTAA
- a CDS encoding NADH-quinone oxidoreductase subunit B family protein: MDLDLNKISPEEHEEMQRNVFMTTLEQLKAWARSNSLWPMTFGLACCAIEMMGTGGSHYDLDRFGVIFRTSPRQSDVMIVAGTVTKKMGPLLRKLYDQMPEPKWVIAMGSCATAGGPYVKSYSVVKGVDQIVPVDVYIPGCPPNPAALIYGINKLQEKIRYEAKTGKRVTSQ; this comes from the coding sequence ATGGACCTCGATTTAAACAAAATTTCGCCCGAAGAACACGAGGAGATGCAGCGCAACGTTTTCATGACGACGCTCGAGCAGCTCAAGGCGTGGGCGCGGAGCAACTCGCTCTGGCCGATGACGTTCGGGCTCGCTTGCTGCGCGATCGAGATGATGGGCACCGGCGGTTCGCACTACGACTTGGACCGGTTCGGCGTCATTTTTCGGACATCTCCCCGCCAATCGGACGTTATGATCGTCGCGGGCACCGTGACGAAGAAGATGGGACCGTTGCTGCGGAAGCTGTACGACCAAATGCCGGAGCCGAAATGGGTCATCGCGATGGGCTCGTGCGCGACCGCGGGCGGCCCTTACGTCAAATCGTACTCGGTCGTCAAGGGCGTCGATCAAATCGTGCCCGTCGACGTGTACATTCCGGGTTGTCCGCCGAATCCGGCCGCTCTGATCTACGGCATTAACAAGCTGCAAGAGAAAATCCGGTACGAAGCGAAGACCGGAAAGCGGGTGACGAGTCAGTGA
- a CDS encoding NADH-quinone oxidoreductase subunit C: MTEDDKVKKAAEELAKEAGPNPPEKAPEGYDVSVPQNEAEVAKYTPEPDKDGEIHTNAVGEKVKVEDGHATPTEATVQKAEALQAQGEEVAKERARDAQAVDAGVKEKAQTSGADSQGETQPVPAKAVTDEEKEARVKRAAEARAARAAAGGEGAAERPARAPRAPKAEEGSAEPPKPKEPSKNQPLLDRIAAILKEEVGEDAVEKAEINDKSGEIPTLTVKSDRWFAAARTLKTHPELSFHYLRNLSGVDQETHLEVVYHLIHLESKREACVKVKTDREQPSIPSVTPLWSTADWNEREVYDLFGIDFPGHPDLRRIMMADDWVGHPLRKDYEPLDPEV, encoded by the coding sequence GTGACGGAAGACGATAAAGTAAAGAAGGCGGCGGAGGAACTGGCGAAGGAAGCCGGTCCGAATCCGCCAGAGAAGGCGCCGGAGGGATACGACGTGTCCGTGCCGCAGAACGAGGCGGAGGTCGCGAAGTATACGCCGGAGCCGGATAAGGACGGAGAAATCCATACGAACGCCGTCGGCGAGAAGGTGAAGGTCGAGGACGGACACGCGACGCCGACGGAGGCAACGGTGCAGAAGGCGGAAGCGCTGCAGGCGCAAGGGGAAGAGGTCGCCAAGGAGCGGGCGCGGGACGCCCAAGCCGTCGATGCCGGAGTGAAGGAAAAGGCGCAGACAAGCGGAGCGGATTCGCAAGGCGAGACGCAGCCTGTTCCCGCGAAAGCGGTTACGGACGAGGAGAAGGAAGCGCGCGTAAAGCGCGCGGCCGAGGCGAGAGCGGCCCGCGCCGCCGCCGGAGGCGAAGGCGCCGCGGAACGGCCTGCGCGCGCTCCGCGCGCGCCTAAGGCGGAGGAAGGCTCCGCGGAGCCGCCCAAGCCGAAGGAGCCGTCGAAAAATCAGCCGCTGCTCGATCGCATCGCGGCCATTTTGAAGGAAGAAGTCGGAGAAGACGCGGTCGAGAAGGCGGAAATCAACGACAAGAGCGGCGAGATCCCGACCTTGACCGTGAAGAGCGACCGCTGGTTCGCCGCGGCCCGGACGCTCAAGACGCATCCGGAGCTGTCATTCCACTATCTCCGCAACTTGTCCGGCGTCGATCAGGAAACGCATCTCGAAGTGGTGTACCACTTGATTCACTTGGAATCGAAGCGGGAGGCGTGCGTCAAGGTGAAAACGGACCGCGAACAACCGTCGATCCCTTCGGTCACGCCGCTATGGTCGACGGCCGATTGGAACGAGCGGGAAGTGTACGATTTGTTCGGCATCGATTTCCCGGGTCATCCCGACCTGCGCCGCATCATGATGGCCGACGATTGGGTCGGCCATCCGCTGCGCAAAGACTACGAACCGCTGGACCCGGAGGTGTAA
- a CDS encoding CGNR zinc finger domain-containing protein, whose translation MEHKDTGMTFSFLGGAAPLDFCNTVDWHTSETPQDRLRGYGDFVAWAIAAGVVSEDEAETCLAAARGRDREADEAFREAIELRETMFRVFSAAARREKPDERDVARLNEAWKETSARLALAHGDGGFEWRWTFGSKTDLLRPLYPIVRAAVELLVSPRAADLRRCEGPPGCGWLFLDRTKNRSRRWCSMSDCGNRAKTRRYYQRRRENGKNDG comes from the coding sequence ATGGAACATAAAGATACGGGTATGACATTCAGCTTTCTTGGAGGGGCTGCGCCGCTCGATTTTTGCAATACGGTAGACTGGCATACTAGCGAGACGCCGCAAGACCGGCTTCGCGGCTACGGGGATTTCGTCGCGTGGGCGATAGCCGCGGGGGTCGTTTCGGAAGATGAAGCGGAAACATGTCTTGCGGCCGCTCGCGGGCGAGACCGAGAGGCGGACGAGGCGTTCCGGGAGGCGATCGAACTTAGGGAAACGATGTTCCGCGTATTCAGCGCGGCGGCTCGACGGGAAAAGCCGGACGAGCGGGACGTCGCCCGGCTCAATGAAGCGTGGAAAGAGACGTCTGCGCGCCTTGCGCTCGCCCACGGCGACGGCGGTTTCGAATGGCGCTGGACCTTCGGGAGCAAAACGGATCTGCTGCGGCCCCTGTACCCAATCGTTCGGGCGGCCGTCGAACTGCTCGTCTCTCCGCGGGCGGCCGACCTGCGCCGATGCGAGGGACCGCCCGGCTGCGGATGGTTGTTCTTGGACCGGACGAAAAATCGGAGCCGGCGCTGGTGCAGTATGAGCGACTGCGGCAATCGGGCCAAAACGCGCCGTTACTATCAGCGCCGCCGCGAAAACGGGAAAAATGACGGATAA
- a CDS encoding NADH-quinone oxidoreductase subunit A, with product MCEQGGDEGLEHYMNNYVLVAIFVALGIFLPVAALTIGKLLRPHKPTPEKLTTYESGNEPVGTGQVRFNVRYYLFALMFVIFDVEAVFLYPWAVAYDQLGLFAVVEMLIFVLLLVIGLIYAWKKKVLKWTSI from the coding sequence ATGTGCGAACAAGGAGGAGACGAAGGCTTGGAACATTACATGAACAATTACGTGCTCGTGGCGATTTTCGTCGCGCTCGGGATTTTCCTGCCCGTCGCCGCGCTGACGATCGGCAAGCTGCTCAGGCCGCACAAGCCGACGCCGGAGAAGCTGACGACGTATGAAAGCGGCAACGAGCCGGTCGGCACGGGGCAAGTTCGGTTCAACGTTCGATACTATCTGTTCGCGCTGATGTTCGTTATTTTCGATGTCGAGGCCGTGTTCTTATATCCATGGGCCGTCGCATACGATCAATTGGGCCTGTTCGCCGTCGTGGAGATGCTCATCTTCGTCTTGTTGCTCGTGATCGGCTTGATCTATGCCTGGAAGAAGAAGGTGTTGAAATGGACCTCGATTTAA